A single window of Actinomycetota bacterium DNA harbors:
- a CDS encoding IS66 family transposase zinc-finger binding domain-containing protein: MRRSLVFKGFLALDVELNSMENTAKSVEQLENECAKLQQQVTELSVKLSWYEEQFRLSQQRRFGSSSEQTHPDQLNIFNEAEVDTKPAQPEPTIEEVTYKRKKQKGHREEQLKGLPVETIDYYLSPEEQVCSCGGPLHEMSTKVRQEIKVIPAQVSVVKHVQHVYACRRCEQENITLFSLNLCL; this comes from the coding sequence TTGCGAAGAAGCCTTGTTTTTAAAGGGTTTTTGGCACTTGATGTCGAATTGAATAGTATGGAAAACACAGCAAAATCTGTAGAACAACTTGAGAATGAATGTGCCAAACTTCAGCAGCAGGTGACTGAACTGTCGGTCAAATTATCCTGGTATGAGGAACAGTTTCGGCTTTCCCAGCAGCGGCGTTTTGGTTCTTCCAGTGAGCAAACTCACCCAGATCAGCTAAACATTTTTAATGAAGCTGAAGTGGATACAAAGCCGGCTCAACCTGAACCTACCATAGAAGAGGTTACGTACAAACGTAAAAAGCAAAAAGGTCATCGTGAGGAGCAGCTTAAGGGACTGCCGGTCGAAACAATTGATTACTACCTATCTCCGGAAGAACAGGTATGTAGTTGTGGAGGGCCGCTACATGAAATGAGTACAAAGGTTCGGCAAGAGATAAAAGTGATCCCTGCCCAGGTCTCTGTGGTCAAACATGTACAACACGTCTATGCGTGTCGCCGTTGTGAGCAGGAAAACATAACGCTCTTTTCGTTAAATTTGTGTTTGTAG
- a CDS encoding IS1595 family transposase has translation MDANVLLEGIKQLKWHEQQTLYAELRGILYPEEKDVNVLTPELREVRFPHKVRCPHCKAMKVKKHGIYRGRQRYLCLSKRCGRSFNDHTGSPISGTHHPDKWVQYLKLMAQSKSLPATALALDIHISTAFKWRHKVLNALRQLEKDHLGGIVEADETYFLESKKGKHKHRLTNPRKHGGKAKQRGLSNQQVAALIAIDRDGAIVSQIVGRGNTSYVEIDKAIGEHIIPGSILCTDAARNYEAFAKRRKIRHERLNPKYERVRGLYHIQHVNAYHSGLKHWVRDFKGISTKYLDNYLAWFRFFQIHKNKELHAMKKQFLYEAFKSLRIA, from the coding sequence ATGGATGCAAATGTACTGTTGGAGGGAATTAAACAACTGAAATGGCACGAACAGCAGACGCTTTATGCCGAACTCAGAGGAATTCTTTACCCTGAGGAGAAGGATGTAAATGTGCTTACGCCCGAGCTGCGGGAAGTCCGTTTTCCTCATAAAGTGCGTTGCCCACATTGTAAAGCGATGAAAGTTAAGAAACACGGCATTTACCGTGGCAGACAGCGGTACTTATGTCTAAGCAAACGCTGTGGCAGAAGTTTCAACGACCATACAGGCAGCCCGATTTCGGGAACACATCATCCTGATAAATGGGTGCAATATCTCAAACTGATGGCACAAAGCAAATCTCTGCCTGCTACCGCATTGGCTCTGGATATCCATATTTCCACGGCTTTCAAGTGGCGACACAAGGTCTTAAATGCCCTCAGACAGCTAGAAAAAGACCATCTTGGCGGGATTGTAGAGGCGGATGAAACCTATTTTCTGGAAAGCAAGAAGGGTAAGCACAAACATCGTCTTACTAATCCCCGCAAACACGGCGGAAAGGCCAAACAGCGCGGTCTGAGCAATCAGCAAGTGGCTGCCTTGATTGCCATTGACAGAGACGGGGCTATTGTGTCCCAGATTGTGGGTCGGGGCAATACATCTTATGTCGAGATAGACAAAGCAATTGGTGAACACATTATACCCGGCTCAATTCTGTGTACGGATGCGGCCAGAAATTACGAAGCATTTGCTAAGCGACGGAAGATACGACACGAACGCCTTAATCCAAAATATGAACGGGTGCGGGGCTTGTACCACATCCAACATGTGAATGCCTATCACTCTGGGCTAAAACACTGGGTGAGGGATTTTAAAGGCATTTCCACCAAGTATTTGGATAATTATTTGGCTTGGTTCCGTTTCTTCCAAATTCACAAAAACAAGGAATTACACGCAATGAAGAAGCAATTCCTCTATGAAGCTTTTAAATCCTTGCGAATAGCGTAA
- the tnpB gene encoding IS66 family insertion sequence element accessory protein TnpB: MISEVRLERVYLACGNTDLRKSIDGLAVLVKEGFQLDPFSSCLYVFCNRKRDKLKILHWEHNGFWLYYRRLEKGKFQWPQKDGVGVTAISRRELRWLLDGLPLKQRHAHPEVTARIVL, from the coding sequence ATGATTAGCGAAGTAAGATTGGAAAGGGTTTACCTTGCCTGCGGAAACACAGATCTGCGTAAGTCCATTGATGGGTTAGCCGTTTTGGTGAAGGAAGGATTCCAACTAGATCCATTCTCTTCCTGCCTTTACGTGTTCTGTAACCGCAAGCGGGATAAGTTGAAAATTCTACACTGGGAACATAATGGATTCTGGCTTTACTACCGTCGGCTTGAGAAAGGCAAGTTCCAGTGGCCACAAAAAGACGGTGTCGGTGTTACCGCTATTAGCCGACGTGAGTTGCGTTGGCTGCTAGATGGACTACCGTTAAAGCAGCGTCATGCACACCCAGAAGTAACTGCACGAATCGTACTTTAA